A genomic segment from Bacillus cereus G9842 encodes:
- the spoVAE gene encoding stage V sporulation protein AE: MIFFWAFVIGGLICVIGQLMFDVGKLTPAHTMATLVVAGAILDGFNLYEPLIDFAGAGATVPITSFGNALVHGAMEEAAKHGIVGVITGMFKVTSAGVSAAIIFGFIGALLFKPKG, encoded by the coding sequence ATGATTTTTTTCTGGGCTTTCGTCATTGGCGGACTCATATGTGTAATCGGCCAACTTATGTTTGATGTCGGCAAACTAACACCCGCTCATACAATGGCAACACTCGTTGTTGCTGGAGCTATATTAGATGGATTTAATTTGTATGAGCCATTAATTGATTTCGCTGGAGCCGGGGCAACTGTACCTATTACAAGCTTTGGTAATGCCCTCGTTCATGGCGCAATGGAAGAAGCTGCAAAACATGGCATCGTTGGCGTTATTACCGGCATGTTTAAAGTAACGAGCGCCGGTGTATCAGCAGCTATTATTTTCGGCTTCATTGGAGCATTGTTATTTAAACCGAAAGGATAA
- the whiA gene encoding DNA-binding protein WhiA, translating to MSFASETKKELTNLEMKECCEKAELSALLRMNGSLSFSNRRLSIDIQTENAAIARRIYTLLKKGYDVTVELLVRKKMRLKKNNVYIVRLVEKSREILADLHIVRDDFSFIRNISQELIEKKCCKRSYLRGAFLAGGSVNNPETSSYHLEIFSLYKEHNDAICELMNGFDLNSKTLERRKGYITYLKEAEKITEFLNIIGAHNALLRFEDIRIVRDMRNSVNRLVNCETANLNKTIGAALRQIENIRYIDETVGLDILPDKLREIAQLRRDYQDVTLKELGEMVSGGKISKSGINHRLRKIDEIAEKLRAGETVAKK from the coding sequence GTGTCATTTGCATCAGAAACAAAGAAAGAGCTGACGAACCTTGAAATGAAGGAATGCTGTGAAAAAGCTGAATTATCAGCGTTACTTCGAATGAATGGATCGCTTTCTTTTTCAAACCGTCGTCTATCTATTGATATTCAAACAGAAAATGCGGCAATTGCAAGAAGAATTTATACGCTTTTGAAAAAGGGATATGACGTAACGGTAGAATTGCTTGTTCGTAAAAAAATGCGATTGAAGAAAAATAATGTATATATCGTAAGGCTTGTTGAGAAGTCTCGCGAAATATTAGCCGATCTTCATATCGTGCGAGATGACTTTTCATTTATTCGAAATATATCACAAGAATTGATTGAGAAGAAGTGTTGTAAACGATCGTATTTACGCGGTGCATTTTTAGCAGGTGGTTCAGTAAATAACCCAGAAACATCATCTTATCATTTAGAGATCTTTTCGTTATATAAGGAACATAATGATGCTATATGTGAACTAATGAACGGATTTGATTTAAATAGTAAGACGCTGGAAAGAAGAAAAGGGTACATTACGTATTTGAAAGAAGCGGAGAAAATTACGGAATTTTTAAATATTATTGGTGCTCATAATGCGCTTTTAAGATTTGAAGATATTAGAATCGTACGTGATATGCGTAATTCCGTAAATCGTTTAGTGAACTGCGAAACAGCTAATTTAAATAAAACAATTGGTGCAGCGCTAAGGCAAATTGAAAATATCCGCTATATTGATGAGACGGTTGGTCTTGATATATTGCCAGATAAACTACGAGAAATTGCGCAGCTACGAAGAGATTATCAAGATGTAACATTGAAAGAGTTAGGTGAGATGGTATCCGGGGGGAAAATTAGTAAATCGGGTATTAATCATCGTTTGCGTAAAATCGATGAAATTGCAGAGAAATTACGCGCGGGGGAAACGGTAGCAAAAAAATAA
- the spoVAD gene encoding stage V sporulation protein AD → MLQGHRTWVFENKPVIISTGVVGGPFEAKGKIPEDFDILHEDLWLGQDSYEKAHKILFEEACSRATEKAELRKDDIQFVLAGDLINQITPTSFACRTLGTPYLGLFGACSTSMEGLALGASIVNAKGAKYLLTGASSHNTAVEKQFRYPTEYGGQKPPTAQWTVTGAGAAILSDTGHGPRVTSATIGRVVDMGLTDPFNMGGAMAPAAVDTIEAHLRERQIDASYYDLIVTGDLGHVGREIAYDLLHKHGTKVMSEQFQDCGLLIYREGQPVIAGASGPGCSATVVYGHLLNRMKRGEFKKILVVATGALLSPLTFQQEETIPCIAHAVSIEFGGATQ, encoded by the coding sequence ATGTTACAAGGACACCGAACGTGGGTATTTGAAAACAAACCCGTTATTATTTCAACAGGAGTCGTTGGTGGACCTTTTGAGGCAAAAGGGAAAATCCCAGAAGACTTCGATATCCTTCATGAAGATTTATGGCTCGGACAAGATTCCTATGAAAAAGCACATAAAATTTTATTCGAAGAAGCTTGTAGCCGGGCTACTGAAAAAGCAGAACTTCGTAAAGACGATATTCAATTCGTACTCGCAGGAGATTTAATTAATCAAATTACCCCTACAAGCTTTGCTTGCCGCACACTGGGCACTCCTTATCTCGGATTATTCGGGGCTTGTTCTACTTCCATGGAAGGTTTAGCACTTGGGGCAAGTATCGTAAACGCAAAGGGCGCAAAATATTTATTAACTGGTGCCTCAAGTCATAACACCGCTGTAGAAAAACAGTTCCGCTATCCTACCGAATACGGTGGACAAAAGCCGCCTACTGCACAGTGGACAGTAACCGGAGCAGGAGCCGCTATTTTAAGCGATACTGGGCACGGCCCTAGGGTAACATCTGCCACAATCGGACGAGTCGTTGATATGGGATTAACGGATCCGTTTAATATGGGAGGTGCAATGGCTCCAGCTGCCGTCGACACAATTGAAGCTCACTTACGCGAACGTCAAATTGATGCCTCTTACTACGATTTAATTGTAACAGGCGATCTCGGACATGTAGGACGCGAAATTGCTTATGACTTACTACATAAACACGGAACAAAAGTAATGAGCGAACAGTTTCAAGATTGCGGACTCCTCATTTATAGAGAAGGACAGCCTGTCATAGCCGGTGCTAGTGGACCAGGATGTTCCGCAACAGTCGTGTACGGTCATTTATTAAACCGAATGAAAAGAGGAGAGTTCAAAAAAATACTTGTCGTTGCGACAGGCGCTTTACTATCTCCACTTACATTCCAACAAGAAGAAACGATTCCGTGTATCGCTCATGCCGTTTCGATTGAATTTGGAGGTGCAACGCAATGA
- a CDS encoding DUF1657 domain-containing protein — MTVITKLKQTVSGLKSAQASLEGFALDTDNQQAKQLFQTAAQQTQTIIDSLNPRVEEVQQEEPQYSQQ; from the coding sequence ATGACTGTAATTACGAAACTAAAGCAAACTGTTTCTGGATTAAAAAGTGCACAAGCTAGCTTAGAGGGATTCGCTCTTGATACGGATAACCAACAAGCTAAGCAACTTTTTCAAACAGCTGCGCAGCAAACACAAACGATTATCGATTCTTTAAACCCACGTGTTGAAGAAGTCCAACAGGAAGAACCACAATACTCACAGCAATAA
- a CDS encoding DUF1657 domain-containing protein — protein MTVIASVKTCLASVRGAQASLSSLSLNSTDDEAKRVFHECMLEMDSVIADLQDRVSVLEREEPQYKGF, from the coding sequence ATGACTGTTATCGCTAGCGTAAAAACTTGCCTTGCTAGTGTAAGAGGCGCTCAAGCAAGCTTAAGTTCCCTTTCACTAAATTCTACAGACGATGAAGCTAAACGCGTATTTCATGAATGTATGTTAGAAATGGACAGTGTCATCGCTGATTTACAGGATAGAGTTTCAGTATTAGAACGTGAAGAACCTCAATATAAAGGGTTTTAA
- a CDS encoding gluconeogenesis factor YvcK family protein: MKKERKPKIVIMGGGTGLSVLLRGLKQYPVDITAVVTIADDGGSSGRLRDELEIPPPGDIRNVLVALSDVEPLVEALFQHRFTTGDGLKGHALGNLLLAGMTSITGDFFHAITETSKVLNVRGRVLPAANQSAVLHAELEDGEIVTGESKIPYYGKKINRVFLTPEDVEPLHETLAEIKRADLLVFGPGSLYTSILPNLVVNKIGDAVLAAKAKKVYVCNVMTQAGETMGYTAFDHVQALHDHLGQPFINTAIVNNRDIPCELRKLYEEEMSTPVVVDEERFAENNIDVIQGGLAKYDDRVVRHDTLKLASILYSLL; encoded by the coding sequence ATGAAAAAAGAGAGAAAGCCTAAAATTGTTATCATGGGAGGCGGAACTGGACTCTCTGTTTTATTAAGAGGATTAAAGCAATATCCTGTTGATATTACAGCAGTTGTTACAATCGCTGATGATGGTGGCAGTTCAGGTAGATTACGTGATGAGCTAGAAATTCCACCTCCAGGTGACATCCGTAACGTACTTGTTGCGTTATCGGATGTAGAGCCACTGGTGGAAGCTTTATTTCAGCACCGTTTCACAACAGGGGACGGACTGAAAGGTCATGCGTTAGGAAATCTATTGTTGGCAGGTATGACCTCAATTACAGGAGACTTTTTCCATGCAATTACGGAAACAAGTAAAGTATTAAATGTCAGAGGACGTGTATTACCAGCAGCGAATCAAAGTGCGGTACTTCATGCGGAACTTGAAGATGGAGAAATTGTAACAGGCGAATCAAAGATTCCTTATTACGGAAAGAAGATTAATCGTGTCTTTTTAACTCCAGAAGATGTAGAGCCATTGCATGAAACCTTGGCTGAGATTAAACGAGCTGATTTACTCGTTTTCGGTCCAGGAAGTTTGTATACAAGTATATTACCCAACTTAGTTGTTAATAAAATTGGGGATGCTGTTCTTGCTGCAAAGGCGAAGAAGGTGTATGTATGTAACGTTATGACACAAGCGGGTGAAACGATGGGATATACTGCTTTTGATCATGTGCAGGCTTTACACGATCATTTAGGGCAACCATTTATTAATACTGCAATTGTAAATAACCGTGATATTCCTTGTGAATTACGTAAGTTATATGAGGAAGAAATGTCTACACCAGTTGTAGTGGATGAAGAACGTTTTGCTGAAAATAATATTGATGTCATTCAAGGTGGATTAGCGAAGTATGATGATCGTGTTGTAAGGCATGATACGTTAAAGTTAGCTTCGATTTTATATTCATTGTTATAA
- the gap gene encoding type I glyceraldehyde-3-phosphate dehydrogenase, whose protein sequence is MTKIGINGFGRIGRNVFRAALNNSEVEVVAINDLTDAKTLAHLLKYDTVHGTLNAEVSANENSIVVNGKEIKVIAERDPAQLPWSDYGVEVVVESTGRFTKKSDAEKHLGGSVKKVIISAPASDEDITVVMGVNHEQYDAANHNVVSNASCTTNCLAPFAKVLNEKFGVKRGMMTTIHSYTNDQQILDLPHKDLRRARAAAENMIPTSTGAAKAVALVLPELKGKLNGGAVRVPTANVSLVDLVVELDKEVTVEDVNAAFKAAAEGELKGILGYSEEPLVSIDYNGCTASSTIDALSTMVMEGNMVKVLSWYDNETGYSNRVVDLAAYMTSKGL, encoded by the coding sequence ATGACTAAAATTGGTATTAATGGATTTGGACGTATCGGACGTAACGTATTCCGCGCAGCTCTTAACAACTCTGAGGTAGAAGTAGTAGCAATCAACGACTTAACAGATGCTAAAACATTAGCTCACCTTTTAAAATATGACACAGTTCACGGAACTTTAAATGCAGAAGTATCTGCTAACGAAAACAGCATCGTTGTTAACGGTAAAGAAATTAAAGTTATCGCTGAGCGTGACCCAGCTCAATTACCATGGAGCGACTACGGAGTAGAAGTAGTAGTAGAATCTACTGGCCGTTTCACTAAAAAATCAGACGCTGAAAAACACTTAGGTGGATCAGTTAAGAAAGTTATCATCTCAGCTCCAGCTTCTGACGAAGATATCACTGTAGTTATGGGTGTTAACCACGAACAATACGATGCAGCTAACCACAACGTAGTATCTAACGCTTCTTGTACTACAAACTGTCTAGCTCCATTCGCTAAAGTATTAAACGAAAAATTCGGCGTAAAACGCGGAATGATGACAACAATTCACTCTTACACTAACGACCAACAAATCTTAGACTTACCACACAAAGATTTACGTCGTGCTCGTGCAGCAGCTGAAAACATGATCCCAACATCTACTGGTGCAGCTAAAGCTGTAGCATTAGTATTACCAGAACTTAAAGGTAAATTAAACGGTGGCGCTGTACGTGTTCCAACTGCTAACGTTTCTCTTGTTGACTTAGTTGTTGAACTTGACAAAGAAGTAACAGTTGAAGATGTAAACGCAGCATTCAAAGCAGCAGCTGAAGGCGAATTAAAAGGTATCCTTGGATACAGCGAAGAGCCATTAGTATCTATCGACTATAACGGATGTACAGCTTCTTCTACAATCGATGCATTATCTACAATGGTAATGGAAGGTAACATGGTTAAAGTACTTTCTTGGTACGATAACGAAACTGGTTACTCTAACCGCGTAGTAGACTTAGCAGCTTACATGACTTCTAAAGGTCTTTAA
- a CDS encoding DUF421 domain-containing protein, translated as MSHLPEWTLVILRSVFILIILFTITKCLGKRQISQLSFFEYIAGMTIGDIAAQIATGLDQKFFHGVFAILIFASVPFFVGILSLKNKTARDFFEGKSTVLIKDGKVLEDNLKKEKYTSDELLELLRGNGAFSIAEVEFAVLEPSGELNVLLKKDSQPITAKDLGLKVPNEKEPQTVIMDGNVLDEPLSASGHNRAWLHSELEKLGVVIENVFLGQVDSYGQLTIDIYNDKLQMPSPQNKPLLLASLKKCHADLELFSLETKSKSASEMYSKNAKQIEKILNKVTYLLKD; from the coding sequence ATGTCTCACCTACCGGAATGGACACTTGTCATCCTTCGCTCTGTATTCATATTAATTATTTTATTCACTATTACAAAGTGCTTAGGAAAAAGGCAAATCTCTCAGCTTTCCTTTTTTGAATACATAGCGGGAATGACAATCGGTGATATCGCTGCTCAAATAGCTACAGGGCTTGATCAAAAGTTTTTCCACGGTGTCTTTGCAATACTTATTTTCGCCTCCGTACCTTTTTTCGTTGGAATTCTTTCCTTGAAAAACAAAACTGCTAGAGATTTCTTTGAAGGAAAATCTACAGTGTTAATAAAAGATGGAAAAGTACTTGAGGATAATTTAAAGAAAGAGAAATATACAAGTGATGAGTTACTTGAACTTCTTAGAGGAAATGGTGCATTTAGTATAGCGGAAGTCGAATTTGCTGTCTTAGAACCGAGCGGAGAATTAAATGTATTATTAAAGAAAGATTCTCAGCCCATTACTGCAAAAGACCTTGGATTAAAAGTACCGAATGAAAAAGAACCGCAAACTGTTATTATGGATGGCAATGTACTAGATGAACCACTTTCAGCAAGCGGGCATAACCGCGCTTGGCTACACTCTGAACTAGAAAAGCTCGGTGTTGTTATTGAAAATGTCTTTCTCGGTCAAGTGGATTCATACGGACAACTTACTATCGACATTTACAATGACAAACTCCAAATGCCTTCTCCTCAAAACAAACCTTTATTATTAGCATCTTTAAAAAAATGTCATGCTGATCTTGAACTATTTTCCTTAGAAACAAAGTCGAAATCAGCAAGCGAAATGTATAGTAAAAACGCGAAACAAATCGAAAAGATTTTAAATAAAGTAACCTATCTTTTAAAAGACTAA
- the spoVAC gene encoding stage V sporulation protein AC, whose product MSSKDKNLTPVQQEYKKFEQEREPKRPVLKNCIKAFFVGGFICFIGQLISTFYITYFDFTERSAGNPTVATLIFISMLLTGFGIYDRFGQFAGAGTAVPVTGFGNSVIAACIEHRTEGFVLGVGGNMFKLAGSVILFGVFSAFVIALIKTILVQWGGL is encoded by the coding sequence ATGTCTAGTAAAGATAAAAACTTAACCCCTGTACAACAGGAGTATAAAAAATTCGAACAAGAACGCGAACCGAAACGACCTGTCTTAAAAAATTGTATAAAAGCCTTTTTCGTTGGTGGTTTTATTTGCTTCATCGGACAACTCATTTCTACTTTTTACATCACATATTTTGATTTCACTGAACGTTCGGCAGGAAATCCAACCGTCGCAACTCTTATTTTCATTTCTATGTTACTAACTGGATTTGGTATATACGATCGTTTTGGGCAGTTTGCTGGTGCTGGTACAGCTGTACCTGTTACTGGATTTGGAAACTCCGTTATTGCAGCTTGTATCGAACACCGAACGGAAGGATTTGTTCTTGGTGTTGGCGGTAACATGTTTAAATTAGCTGGCTCTGTTATTTTATTTGGTGTATTTTCGGCTTTTGTCATCGCACTTATTAAAACGATTCTCGTTCAATGGGGAGGGCTATAA
- the cggR gene encoding gapA transcriptional regulator CggR translates to MRSWIQNTKKLLPDLLPVMQTRMQILQYIRLMQPIGRRNLSASLGMTERVLRSEVQVLKEQNLVHVASSGMTLTEEGTALVLALEDFMKEISGLKVLEKQLKETLDLDEVFVVPGDSDESPWVKLEMGRACVTCIKDRLTANNIVAVAGGTTLAAAADMMQLDCKDLHMLFVPARGGIGEGVELEANTICAKMAQNTMSNYRLLYVPDHVSSEAYASIVTEPSVKEVLELIRSSNIVIHGIGDALTMARRRSTSEADWLKIQASEAVGEAFGYYFNEEGNVVHKVRTVGMQLEDLQNVSHVVAVAGGSSKAKAIQAVIKQGHTSILITDEGAAKQLTKGFTL, encoded by the coding sequence ATGCGCTCATGGATTCAGAACACAAAAAAATTATTACCTGATCTGCTACCTGTTATGCAAACGAGAATGCAAATTCTTCAATACATTAGGCTCATGCAGCCGATTGGAAGAAGAAACTTATCAGCAAGCCTCGGTATGACAGAACGAGTATTGCGAAGTGAAGTTCAAGTTTTGAAAGAACAAAACTTAGTTCACGTCGCTTCTTCTGGAATGACTTTGACAGAAGAAGGAACAGCTTTAGTTCTTGCTTTGGAAGACTTTATGAAAGAAATTTCCGGGTTAAAGGTTTTAGAAAAGCAACTTAAGGAAACATTAGACTTGGATGAAGTTTTCGTTGTCCCTGGTGATAGTGATGAATCACCTTGGGTCAAACTGGAGATGGGCCGTGCTTGTGTGACTTGTATAAAAGACCGTCTGACAGCGAATAATATCGTTGCTGTGGCTGGAGGAACTACGCTAGCTGCTGCTGCGGACATGATGCAACTTGATTGTAAAGATTTACATATGCTATTTGTCCCAGCACGTGGTGGAATCGGAGAAGGTGTTGAATTAGAAGCCAATACCATTTGTGCCAAGATGGCGCAAAATACGATGAGTAATTATCGCTTATTGTATGTTCCAGACCATGTTAGTAGCGAAGCATATGCGTCTATTGTGACAGAGCCTTCCGTGAAAGAAGTTCTTGAGTTGATTCGATCTTCCAATATCGTCATTCATGGAATAGGTGATGCGTTAACAATGGCACGTCGCAGAAGTACTTCGGAAGCAGATTGGTTAAAGATTCAAGCAAGCGAAGCAGTTGGTGAAGCTTTCGGTTACTACTTTAATGAAGAAGGAAATGTTGTTCATAAAGTAAGAACAGTTGGTATGCAATTAGAGGATTTACAAAATGTATCTCACGTTGTTGCAGTCGCTGGAGGTTCTTCAAAGGCAAAAGCAATACAGGCTGTAATTAAACAAGGGCACACTTCAATTCTAATTACAGATGAAGGTGCAGCAAAACAGTTAACAAAGGGTTTTACCCTTTAA
- a CDS encoding HPr family phosphocarrier protein yields MVQKRVQVSLKNGLQARPAALFVQEANRFHADIFIEKDGKTVNAKSIMGIMSLAIGTGSMITITTEGSDAEEALEALAAYVQ; encoded by the coding sequence GTGGTTCAAAAACGAGTTCAGGTTTCATTAAAAAACGGTTTACAAGCACGTCCGGCTGCGTTGTTTGTACAAGAGGCAAATCGCTTTCATGCAGATATCTTCATTGAGAAAGATGGAAAGACAGTAAATGCAAAGAGCATAATGGGGATTATGAGCTTAGCAATTGGAACTGGAAGCATGATAACAATTACAACAGAAGGTTCAGATGCAGAAGAGGCTTTAGAAGCATTAGCTGCATATGTACAATAA
- a CDS encoding YhcN/YlaJ family sporulation lipoprotein has translation MRKLGLITALFALLFSSFTGCDNSPLDKKVKEEAKQTEKEKGPKLTKTSTESFNQSISQGAKKRALAMDEIIKSTAVNSNLDLYIAVTPEHHERFGLKPLRKKLQKQLSDEHPTFDVRVSTDKKIFMLLEKLERKIKEKKVSKDEINKQLKLIGKKMESNT, from the coding sequence ATGCGAAAACTCGGCCTCATAACCGCATTATTTGCACTTCTATTTAGCTCTTTTACCGGATGTGATAATAGTCCTTTAGATAAAAAAGTGAAAGAAGAAGCAAAACAAACGGAGAAAGAAAAAGGTCCAAAGTTAACAAAGACGAGTACGGAATCCTTTAATCAATCTATATCACAAGGAGCGAAGAAAAGAGCTCTCGCTATGGATGAAATTATAAAAAGCACAGCAGTGAATTCAAATTTAGATCTCTACATAGCAGTTACACCTGAGCATCACGAAAGGTTTGGATTAAAACCGCTTCGTAAAAAGCTTCAAAAGCAGCTAAGTGATGAGCACCCTACTTTCGATGTTCGTGTAAGTACAGATAAAAAAATCTTTATGTTACTCGAAAAGCTCGAAAGAAAGATTAAGGAAAAAAAAGTATCTAAAGATGAGATTAATAAGCAATTAAAACTCATTGGTAAAAAAATGGAGTCTAACACTTAA
- a CDS encoding glutaredoxin family protein, whose product MKVVLYTKKNCGLCVQAKQVLQEVQCEYSFQIEEIDIYEDNDLLEKYHLMIPVVEIDGKQVEYGNIHKGVIINYIKNAVKS is encoded by the coding sequence ATGAAAGTTGTGCTGTATACAAAAAAGAATTGTGGTCTTTGCGTGCAGGCGAAACAAGTTTTGCAGGAAGTACAATGTGAATATTCTTTTCAAATCGAGGAAATAGATATATATGAAGATAATGACCTTTTAGAAAAATATCATTTAATGATTCCGGTTGTAGAAATAGACGGAAAACAAGTAGAATATGGTAACATTCACAAAGGTGTCATAATAAACTATATAAAGAATGCAGTTAAGAGTTGA
- the rpoN gene encoding RNA polymerase factor sigma-54, translating to MKASLLQEQSLRLAMTQELRQAITMLQYNVQELSEFLYEQSLENPLIELGGFEREKKKSSNNSKSTSKQVENQMEIYSVDSTTIQQHLLNQIQYYKIDEEERKVASFIIMNMDGNGYLQETNEELAELLSAHIHVVDRSVELVQSLEPAGVGARNIQECLTLQLKRLQRRDGLAEDIVEEHFAYFVKKDWRKLVHVLKCSNEELQSAVNCITSLQPKPGLAYSSDKPLYIVPDMAVKKEGDRLVLQMNERNMPRIEIHSEYSALLNNSESEVASYVSEKYQHVQWIMRSLKQRKQTLLQVMTIIMEKQRDFFWEGPAYLKPLALKEVAEELSVHESTISRATRNKYVQTPHGLFEMKSFFSNAVSTTEDEAVSTKRVKQFIQTLVEAENKKKPLSDQKISKLLEEEHEIVISRRTVAKYREQMHIPASSLRKTIG from the coding sequence TTGAAGGCAAGTCTTTTACAAGAACAAAGCTTACGTTTGGCAATGACACAAGAGTTAAGGCAAGCGATTACAATGCTTCAGTATAATGTACAAGAATTATCGGAGTTTTTGTATGAGCAATCGTTAGAGAATCCCCTTATTGAGTTAGGTGGTTTTGAGAGGGAGAAGAAAAAGAGCTCTAACAACAGTAAAAGTACCAGCAAACAAGTCGAGAATCAGATGGAAATCTACAGTGTGGATTCTACAACGATTCAGCAACATTTATTAAATCAAATACAGTATTATAAAATAGATGAAGAAGAGCGGAAAGTGGCTTCTTTCATTATTATGAACATGGATGGAAACGGGTATTTACAAGAAACGAATGAAGAGTTAGCAGAGCTCCTTTCTGCGCATATTCATGTAGTTGACCGCTCTGTAGAGCTTGTCCAATCACTGGAGCCAGCAGGGGTAGGGGCGCGTAATATTCAGGAATGTTTAACCTTACAATTGAAGCGCTTACAAAGAAGGGATGGATTAGCGGAAGATATTGTAGAGGAGCACTTTGCTTATTTCGTGAAGAAGGATTGGCGAAAGCTCGTTCATGTGCTGAAGTGTAGTAATGAAGAATTACAATCGGCGGTGAACTGTATTACATCATTGCAGCCGAAACCGGGCCTTGCGTATTCTTCGGATAAACCACTGTATATTGTGCCTGACATGGCAGTGAAAAAAGAAGGCGATCGCCTCGTTTTACAGATGAATGAGAGAAATATGCCGAGAATTGAAATTCACTCTGAGTACAGTGCGCTTCTTAATAATAGTGAAAGTGAAGTAGCATCTTACGTTTCAGAAAAGTATCAGCATGTGCAATGGATTATGCGCAGTTTGAAACAGAGAAAACAAACACTTCTGCAAGTGATGACGATTATTATGGAAAAACAACGTGATTTCTTTTGGGAAGGTCCAGCGTATTTGAAGCCGCTCGCTTTAAAAGAGGTGGCGGAAGAGCTAAGTGTGCATGAGTCTACGATTAGTCGTGCAACAAGAAATAAGTATGTGCAAACGCCACACGGTTTATTTGAGATGAAATCGTTCTTTAGTAATGCAGTTTCGACGACAGAGGATGAGGCAGTTTCAACGAAGCGAGTGAAACAGTTTATTCAAACGCTTGTGGAAGCAGAGAATAAGAAAAAGCCACTCTCAGATCAAAAGATTTCAAAATTATTAGAAGAAGAGCATGAAATTGTTATTTCTCGAAGAACGGTGGCGAAGTATAGAGAACAAATGCATATCCCAGCTTCGTCATTGCGAAAAACAATCGGATAG
- the clpP gene encoding ATP-dependent Clp endopeptidase proteolytic subunit ClpP, producing the protein MNLIPTVIEQTNRGERAYDIYSRLLKDRIIMLGSAIDDNVANSIVSQLLFLESQDPEKDIHIYINSPGGSITAGMAIYDTMQFIKPQVSTICIGMAASMGAFLLAAGEKGKRYALPNSEVMIHQPLGGAQGQATEIEIAAKRILFLREKLNQILADRTGQPLEVLQRDTDRDNFMTAEKALEYGLIDKIFTNR; encoded by the coding sequence ATGAATTTAATTCCTACAGTAATTGAACAAACAAATCGTGGAGAACGCGCTTACGATATTTACTCTCGACTATTAAAAGACCGCATCATTATGCTTGGTAGTGCAATTGATGACAACGTAGCTAACTCAATTGTTTCCCAGCTTTTATTCTTGGAATCTCAAGATCCAGAAAAAGATATTCACATCTACATCAACAGCCCTGGTGGTTCTATCACAGCAGGTATGGCAATCTATGATACAATGCAGTTTATTAAACCACAAGTATCAACAATCTGTATCGGTATGGCAGCATCTATGGGTGCATTCTTACTTGCAGCAGGTGAAAAAGGAAAACGTTATGCACTTCCAAACAGTGAAGTAATGATTCACCAACCACTTGGTGGAGCACAAGGTCAAGCGACTGAAATCGAAATCGCTGCAAAACGTATCCTATTCTTACGTGAAAAACTAAACCAAATTCTTGCTGACCGCACAGGTCAACCACTTGAAGTACTACAACGCGACACAGACCGCGACAACTTCATGACAGCAGAAAAAGCTTTAGAATACGGTTTAATCGATAAGATCTTTACAAATCGTTAA